A single Cellulomonas sp. SLBN-39 DNA region contains:
- a CDS encoding cupin domain-containing protein produces the protein MKITRDGQTARGPADWFTGDVLVDTVRTPDEQTAVGCAHVRFSPGARTAWHSHPLGQTLYVTDGVGLVARRGAGPVEIRPGDVVVVEPGEEHWHGAAPDRFMGHVALHQADADGQVVTWLEHVTDAEYGTATI, from the coding sequence GTGAAGATCACCCGTGACGGGCAGACCGCCCGCGGCCCCGCCGACTGGTTCACCGGCGACGTGCTCGTCGACACGGTCCGCACCCCCGACGAGCAGACCGCCGTCGGCTGCGCGCACGTGCGCTTCTCCCCCGGCGCCCGCACCGCCTGGCACTCCCACCCGCTCGGGCAGACCCTCTACGTGACCGACGGCGTGGGTCTCGTCGCCCGCCGCGGGGCCGGGCCCGTCGAGATCCGCCCCGGCGACGTCGTGGTCGTCGAGCCCGGCGAGGAGCACTGGCACGGCGCCGCCCCCGACCGCTTCATGGGGCACGTCGCCCTGCACCAGGCCGACGCCGACGGGCAGGTCGTCACCTGGCTCGAGCACGTGACGGACGCGGAGTACGGCACCGCGACGATCTGA
- a CDS encoding zinc-dependent alcohol dehydrogenase family protein: MLGTVLHAPGDVRVEELPRPTIQKPTDAVIRLAAACVCGSDLWPYRGIERLAEPRPMGHEYVGVVEEIGADVRTVQVGDFVVGSFFASDNTCETCRAGYQTSCVHRDFVGGSQAELMRVPLADGTLVATPGTPDPDLIPSLLAASDVLGTGWFAAVAAEAGPGKTVAVVGDGAVGLLGVLAARQLGAERIIAMSRHADRQALARDFGATDVVAERGDEGVARIKELTGGLGAHSTIEAVGTQESMMQAIRATRPGGHVGYVGVAHDVALPGDELFFSHVHLHGGPAPVRRFLPQLVDLIWTRQIDPGKVFDLTLPLADAAEAYRAMDERRAIKVLLQP, translated from the coding sequence ATGCTCGGCACCGTCCTGCACGCCCCCGGCGACGTCCGCGTCGAGGAGCTGCCCCGCCCGACGATCCAGAAGCCCACCGACGCTGTGATCCGCCTCGCCGCGGCCTGCGTGTGCGGGTCGGACCTGTGGCCCTACCGCGGGATCGAGCGGCTCGCCGAGCCCCGGCCGATGGGCCACGAGTACGTCGGTGTCGTCGAGGAGATCGGCGCGGACGTGCGCACCGTGCAGGTCGGCGACTTCGTCGTCGGCTCGTTCTTCGCGTCCGACAACACGTGCGAGACGTGCCGCGCCGGGTACCAGACGTCGTGCGTGCACCGTGACTTCGTCGGCGGGTCCCAGGCCGAGCTCATGCGCGTGCCGCTGGCCGACGGCACGCTCGTCGCCACCCCCGGCACACCCGACCCCGACCTGATCCCCTCGCTGCTGGCCGCGTCGGACGTGCTCGGCACCGGCTGGTTCGCCGCCGTCGCCGCCGAGGCGGGACCGGGCAAGACCGTCGCCGTGGTCGGCGACGGCGCCGTGGGCCTCCTCGGCGTGCTGGCGGCCCGGCAGCTGGGCGCCGAGCGGATCATCGCGATGAGCCGGCACGCCGACCGGCAGGCCCTGGCCCGCGACTTCGGCGCGACCGACGTCGTCGCCGAGCGCGGCGACGAGGGCGTCGCGCGGATCAAGGAGCTCACCGGCGGGCTCGGCGCGCACAGCACCATCGAGGCCGTCGGCACGCAGGAGTCGATGATGCAGGCGATCCGCGCGACCCGCCCCGGCGGGCACGTCGGCTACGTGGGCGTCGCGCACGACGTCGCGCTGCCCGGCGACGAGCTGTTCTTCTCGCACGTCCACCTGCACGGCGGCCCCGCCCCCGTCCGCCGGTTCCTGCCCCAGCTCGTCGACCTCATCTGGACCCGGCAGATCGACCCCGGCAAGGTCTTCGACCTCACGCTCCCCCTCGCCGACGCCGCCGAGGCGTACCGGGCCATGGACGAGCGCCGCGCGATCAAGGTCCTGCTGCAGCCCTGA
- a CDS encoding cyclophilin-like fold protein gives MHDAQSPTRRSRPVRAAAVLVAALVSGAGCAPGPTAPTTADDGPTGAPATQPATPPAPTPTTPEDTVGSTRIVIVAEGLRLDAHLDDNPAARSLLDQLPVTITMDDFGGQEKIGSPPRPLTMEQMPEGADPDVGTIGYYAPSDGVVLYYADVGYYPGIAVLGQVDGSVDALVDLPDGTPVTIDRAP, from the coding sequence GTGCACGACGCGCAGAGCCCGACCCGCAGGAGCCGACCCGTCCGGGCGGCGGCCGTGCTGGTCGCCGCCCTGGTGTCCGGCGCGGGCTGCGCGCCCGGGCCGACGGCACCGACGACGGCTGACGACGGCCCGACCGGCGCGCCCGCGACGCAGCCCGCCACGCCGCCCGCCCCCACCCCGACGACCCCGGAGGACACCGTGGGCAGCACCCGCATCGTCATCGTCGCCGAGGGCCTGCGGCTGGACGCGCACCTGGACGACAACCCCGCCGCCCGCTCCCTGCTCGACCAGCTCCCCGTGACGATCACCATGGACGACTTCGGCGGGCAGGAGAAGATCGGCAGCCCGCCCCGGCCGCTGACCATGGAGCAGATGCCCGAGGGCGCGGACCCCGACGTCGGCACCATCGGCTACTACGCGCCGTCCGACGGGGTCGTCCTCTACTACGCCGACGTCGGGTACTACCCCGGCATCGCCGTCCTCGGGCAGGTCGACGGCAGCGTCGACGCGCTCGTCGACCTGCCCGACGGCACCCCCGTCACGATCGACCGCGCCCCCTGA
- a CDS encoding helix-turn-helix domain-containing protein gives MDPRDELRDLLISRRARLTPEQAGITSVGARRVPGLRREEVAMLAGVSTDYYTRLEKGKVGNPSESVLEAVSRALGLDEAEHTHLLDLVRAVTRARPAAPRTRPGGPAPRPSLQWMVDAMTEAVAFVGSPFLDVVAMNHLARALYSPMLDSAGDRRPNFARFAFLDPAARDFYPDWDGAARVSVALLRMAAGQHPRSRALSGLVGELSTRSEDFRGLWAAHEVRLHHAGTKVFHHPVVGDVELSYHQLDLPSDPGHALTVYNAVPGTASADALRLLSAWAATRDVAEVHGTA, from the coding sequence ATGGACCCCCGCGACGAGCTGCGCGACCTGCTCATCAGCCGGCGCGCGCGCCTGACCCCGGAGCAGGCGGGCATCACCAGCGTCGGTGCGCGGCGGGTGCCCGGGCTGCGCCGGGAGGAGGTTGCGATGCTCGCCGGCGTCTCCACGGACTACTACACGCGGCTCGAGAAGGGGAAGGTCGGCAACCCGTCGGAGTCCGTGCTCGAGGCGGTCTCGCGGGCCCTGGGGCTGGACGAGGCCGAGCACACCCACCTGCTGGACCTGGTCCGTGCCGTCACCCGGGCCCGCCCCGCCGCCCCGCGCACCCGCCCCGGCGGCCCGGCCCCGCGTCCGAGCCTGCAGTGGATGGTCGACGCGATGACGGAGGCCGTGGCCTTCGTCGGGAGCCCCTTCCTCGACGTCGTCGCGATGAACCACCTGGCCCGTGCGCTGTACTCGCCCATGCTCGACAGCGCGGGCGACCGCCGCCCGAACTTCGCGCGGTTCGCGTTCCTCGACCCCGCCGCGCGGGACTTCTACCCGGACTGGGACGGTGCCGCACGCGTCTCGGTCGCCCTGCTGCGCATGGCCGCGGGCCAGCACCCGCGCAGCCGCGCGCTCTCAGGCCTGGTCGGCGAGCTGTCCACCCGGAGCGAGGACTTCCGGGGGCTGTGGGCGGCCCACGAGGTCCGCCTGCACCACGCCGGGACCAAGGTGTTCCACCACCCCGTGGTCGGGGACGTCGAGCTCAGCTACCACCAGCTCGACCTGCCCAGCGACCCCGGGCACGCGCTGACCGTCTACAACGCCGTCCCCGGCACGGCGTCCGCCGACGCCCTGCGCCTGCTGTCCGCGTGGGCCGCGACCCGCGACGTCGCCGAGGTCCACGGGACCGCCTGA